One Paraburkholderia aromaticivorans DNA segment encodes these proteins:
- a CDS encoding VOC family protein, producing MFSHVVVGTNDLKTAKRFYDAVLGPLGYGEGISDDNDQRRRYVYRADTTLFIITQPLNGQPATSANGGTIGFACQSVEQVDRWHAAGVANGGTSAEAPPGVRETAYGSLYLAYLRDPDGNKLGALYREPD from the coding sequence ATGTTCAGTCACGTAGTGGTCGGCACCAACGACCTGAAGACAGCAAAACGCTTTTACGATGCGGTGCTGGGCCCACTCGGTTATGGCGAAGGCATCAGCGATGACAACGATCAGCGTCGGCGCTACGTCTATCGCGCCGACACGACGCTTTTCATCATCACCCAGCCACTCAATGGTCAACCTGCCACTTCTGCCAACGGTGGGACGATCGGGTTTGCCTGCCAGTCGGTCGAACAGGTCGACCGGTGGCATGCCGCCGGCGTCGCCAATGGCGGAACTTCGGCTGAAGCGCCGCCCGGAGTGCGTGAGACCGCATACGGCAGCCTCTATCTCGCCTATCTGCGCGATCCAGACGGCAACAAGCTTGGTGCCTTGTATCGCGAACCTGACTGA
- a CDS encoding OsmC family protein — protein sequence MEKIEKVLNSGNTHATVNRNPDAQRGEFGVYDLKLTAPDVENVEFVATEPHPRAEQLFAGAWSACYTTVFGMAAQLKKVTLPPDYSVDIKVNIGQTGSAWFLGAQFTVRVPGLDREVVESIAHLAHQICPYSKSVRGNIEVVTDIVTA from the coding sequence ATGGAAAAGATCGAGAAAGTCCTTAATTCAGGTAACACGCACGCGACGGTCAACCGCAATCCGGACGCCCAGCGCGGCGAGTTTGGTGTCTATGACCTCAAACTGACCGCCCCCGATGTCGAGAACGTCGAATTCGTCGCCACCGAGCCGCACCCACGAGCCGAGCAGTTGTTTGCTGGCGCCTGGTCGGCCTGCTATACCACCGTGTTCGGGATGGCGGCCCAGCTAAAGAAGGTAACGCTGCCGCCGGATTATTCCGTCGACATCAAGGTCAACATCGGGCAGACCGGTTCCGCGTGGTTCCTCGGCGCCCAGTTCACTGTTCGTGTGCCGGGCCTCGATCGGGAAGTCGTCGAGTCGATTGCGCACCTGGCCCATCAGATCTGCCCGTACTCGAAGTCGGTGCGCGGCAACATTGAGGTCGTCACGGACATCGTCACGGCGTGA
- a CDS encoding Ohr family peroxiredoxin: protein MTTIDKVLFSGDSHATFNHDPKIPRSEHGVLNLELTAPGGEEHQFIGTELHPRAEQLFSGAWSACYISAFEIAASIKKVTLPLDYSIDIRVSIGSVGKGFCLGAQFTVRAPGLAPETVESIAHLAHQICPYSKAVHGNIEVGMTVVTV, encoded by the coding sequence ATGACCACGATCGATAAAGTCCTCTTCTCAGGCGACAGCCACGCTACGTTCAATCACGACCCCAAAATCCCGCGCAGTGAGCATGGCGTTCTGAACCTCGAACTGACCGCTCCCGGCGGTGAGGAACACCAGTTCATCGGCACAGAGTTGCACCCGCGGGCAGAACAGCTGTTTTCGGGCGCATGGTCGGCCTGCTACATCAGCGCGTTTGAGATCGCGGCCTCGATTAAAAAGGTCACGCTGCCATTGGACTATTCCATCGACATTCGGGTCAGCATTGGCTCGGTCGGTAAAGGGTTTTGTCTCGGCGCGCAATTCACCGTCCGAGCACCGGGTCTGGCGCCAGAAACTGTCGAGTCGATCGCGCATCTCGCCCATCAGATCTGCCCTTACTCGAAAGCTGTTCACGGCAACATCGAGGTCGGCATGACGGTGGTCACGGTGTGA
- a CDS encoding SMP-30/gluconolactonase/LRE family protein encodes MVEKKWIHVAILAAVIALIAPTCRSENTTDWLANTYGTLAAHVGNTARSMWVAPEGVIYTASMWDEYEGGVAVYQAGKSLGSIGAHGEFQGGAITGNATSIFVALQPGGTYGSGAVGRYNRATKTRDMLIQVSAFNNLPRVDVVTGLATAGSLLYASDFYGNRVRIFTTDGIWKRDINVTAPGALAVDSAGNVWVAQKGEGSVVEFSPAGALLNTIQMPGGARPSALYFDASSGQLMVGDEGPDMNIKRYKLSGTPALAGTFGIQGGYLDTTTGIKGQVGDKRFTRVTGIGRDTAGNLYVLNNPWGGSWDLGRDGGTDIHSYTSSGRLQWKLQSLNFEGIAAADPGTDGVDLYGGTDIYTGTAGGTFVANTVDPFDYPSDPRININDRSRDEHFGQLATVGANRILVASGQNPDTYYFFHFNAANGYIAIPDATLPGAAFNTTAAVRAGFCIDSKGGVWAGLDKTGYIYHYPLIGFDAGGKPAWGPGIPIRIPESIKPLTRIVYLADSDTMILGQGIVGSTDWTSIGTRVEVYHGWSAGNTTTPNPVINLAHAGAKSIDAAGSYLFVGYWFGSGQALPNIDAINLATGNLDTTLVNTRTSTVDASSAIDSMYGVRAYRRSTGEYVVTKNNVKGSSITVYRWTP; translated from the coding sequence ATGGTCGAGAAAAAGTGGATTCATGTTGCGATTCTCGCCGCAGTGATCGCCTTGATTGCGCCGACGTGTCGGTCGGAAAACACCACGGACTGGCTGGCGAACACCTATGGCACGCTCGCCGCCCACGTGGGTAATACCGCGCGTTCCATGTGGGTCGCGCCCGAGGGTGTCATCTACACGGCCTCAATGTGGGACGAGTACGAGGGTGGTGTCGCCGTCTACCAGGCCGGCAAGAGCCTCGGCTCGATCGGGGCGCACGGAGAGTTTCAGGGTGGCGCGATCACGGGCAACGCGACGTCGATCTTCGTGGCACTGCAGCCCGGCGGGACATACGGAAGTGGTGCGGTGGGCCGATACAACCGCGCCACTAAAACGCGGGATATGTTGATTCAGGTCAGCGCATTTAACAACCTGCCCCGGGTCGACGTCGTCACTGGACTGGCCACGGCGGGCTCGCTCCTCTATGCGAGCGACTTCTATGGCAACCGCGTCCGGATATTCACTACCGACGGTATCTGGAAGCGGGACATCAACGTCACGGCCCCGGGTGCCCTCGCAGTCGATAGCGCGGGCAACGTCTGGGTCGCCCAGAAGGGCGAGGGCTCGGTCGTCGAGTTCAGTCCGGCTGGCGCGCTGTTGAACACCATCCAGATGCCGGGTGGGGCGCGGCCATCGGCGCTCTATTTCGATGCGTCATCGGGGCAGCTCATGGTGGGGGACGAAGGCCCTGACATGAACATCAAGCGCTACAAGCTCTCGGGTACGCCGGCGCTGGCCGGTACATTCGGCATCCAGGGTGGTTATCTCGATACCACGACGGGAATCAAAGGGCAGGTTGGCGACAAGCGCTTTACCCGCGTCACGGGCATCGGCAGGGACACCGCGGGCAACCTCTATGTGCTCAATAATCCGTGGGGCGGGAGCTGGGATCTGGGCCGCGACGGCGGCACCGACATTCACTCTTACACCAGTTCTGGCCGGCTGCAGTGGAAGCTTCAATCTCTCAACTTTGAGGGGATCGCCGCTGCGGACCCGGGTACCGACGGCGTCGACCTCTATGGAGGCACCGACATCTACACCGGCACCGCGGGGGGAACCTTCGTGGCGAACACAGTCGATCCGTTCGACTATCCCTCCGACCCGCGCATCAACATCAACGATCGCTCACGGGACGAGCATTTCGGTCAGCTTGCCACCGTCGGCGCAAACCGCATCCTCGTGGCATCCGGTCAGAATCCCGATACCTACTACTTCTTTCACTTCAATGCTGCGAATGGCTACATCGCAATCCCGGACGCCACGCTTCCCGGTGCGGCGTTCAACACGACCGCGGCGGTCAGGGCCGGATTTTGCATCGACAGCAAAGGAGGCGTGTGGGCCGGCCTGGACAAGACCGGGTACATCTACCACTATCCGCTGATCGGCTTCGACGCCGGCGGCAAGCCAGCATGGGGGCCCGGTATTCCCATTCGCATTCCCGAGAGCATCAAGCCGTTGACGCGCATTGTCTATCTCGCGGACAGCGACACCATGATTCTCGGACAGGGGATTGTCGGGAGTACGGACTGGACGTCGATAGGTACGCGGGTCGAGGTGTATCACGGCTGGAGCGCGGGCAACACCACGACACCCAATCCGGTGATCAACCTCGCTCACGCGGGCGCCAAGTCGATCGACGCGGCCGGCAGCTATCTATTTGTCGGTTACTGGTTCGGCAGCGGGCAAGCTTTGCCGAACATCGACGCCATCAATCTCGCTACCGGCAACCTCGACACTACCCTGGTCAACACCCGCACCAGTACCGTCGACGCCAGCAGCGCCATCGATTCGATGTACGGCGTCAGGGCATACCGCCGGTCGACGGGCGAATACGTGGTCACGAAGAACAACGTCAAAGGTTCCAGCATTACCGTTTATCGCTGGACGCCGTGA